In one Mobula hypostoma chromosome 17, sMobHyp1.1, whole genome shotgun sequence genomic region, the following are encoded:
- the LOC134358099 gene encoding eukaryotic translation initiation factor 1b — protein sequence MSTIQNLQSFDPFADATKGDDRLPAGTEEYIHIRIQQRNGRKTLTTVQGIADDYDKKKLVKAFKKKFACNGTVIEHPEYGEVIQLQGDQRKNICQFLLEVGIVKEEQLKVHGF from the exons ATGTCCACTATTCAGAACCTCCAATCTTTTG ACCCCTTTGCTGATGCAACTAAGGGTGACGACCGCCTCCCGGCAGGGACTGAAGAGTACATCCATATAAGAATTCAGCAACGTAACGGCAGGAAAACACTGACCACAGTCCAAGGCATTGCTGATGATTATGACAAGAAGAAGCTTGTGAAAGCCTTTAAAAAG AAATTTGCTTGCAATGGTACTGTGATAGAGCACCCTGAATACGGTGAGGTAATCCAGCTTCAGGGTGATCAGCGGAAGAATATCTGCCAATTTCTACTGGAG GTTGGCATTGTGAAGGAGGAGCAGTTGAAAGTCCACGGCTTCTAA